One genomic window of Salmo salar chromosome ssa12, Ssal_v3.1, whole genome shotgun sequence includes the following:
- the stn1 gene encoding LOW QUALITY PROTEIN: CST complex subunit STN1 (The sequence of the model RefSeq protein was modified relative to this genomic sequence to represent the inferred CDS: inserted 2 bases in 1 codon), translating to MQPEAKDPEEDSVWEEPPSMLWGLDPMFNAFTKLYVKDILQMRESCQVSGIYFYNSHPIFKVDVLGTVVYKREREDFFCYGVDDGTGVINSLCWKDEQWRDQGDPTTSGTRSFGSSARGDFNPANELKKLRQAQHRSSHLEIGELLRVRGPVKTSRQQREIMASTYYKVSDPVMAVQISWMMEVPQLYRQCYDKPFQLDSSAQNPNIQGGSASYLLGRATRILKDFLKEKEVTRFRPYDVQDLLQPXQKTAAEQAGPSSGLPTSFKQLRELLQKSLQILQDEGLVFRKVKSQDEVYHVTERDKDLLMAIRDILREDCRREKYAEKGCHILHVLSSVRQRYSRNVSKAALELVLKALECNSDIISTSDSHYTIL from the exons ATGCAGCCTGAAGCGAAGGATCCAGAGGAGGATAGTGTATGGGAGGAACCGCCTTCAATGCTGTGGGGACTGGACCCCATGTTCAACGCTTTCACCAAGCTCTATGTCAAAGACATCCTACAGATGAGAGAGTCCTGTCAAGTGTCAG GGATATACTTCTACAACTCTCACCCGATATTCAAAGTTGATGTGCTTGGGACTGTGGTGTACAAGCGAGAGCGAGAAGACTTCTTCTGTTACGGAG TTGATGATGGTACTGGTGTTATAAACAGCCTTTGCTGGAAAGATGAACAGTGGAGGGATCAAGGTGACCCTACTACAT CGGGAACAAGGTCTTTCGGTAGCAGTGCTCGTGGAGACTTCAACCCAGCCAACGAGCTGAAGAAACTACGGCAAGCCCAACACAGGAGCTCACACCTGGAGATAGGAGAACTGCTCAGGGTGAGAGGGCCCGTCAAGACCtccagacaacagagagagataatGGCCTCTACTTACT ATAAAGTGTCAGACCCGGTGATGGCGGTCCAGATATCCTGGATGATGGAGGTTCCTCAGCTCTACAGACAGTGCTATGATAAACCATTCCAACTGGACAGCAGTGCACAGAACCCTAACATTCAAGG TGGTTCTGCTTCCTACCTGCTTGGCAGAGCCACTCGTATCCTGAAGGACTTCCTGAAAGAGAAAGAAGTCACCAGGTTCAGACCCTATGATGTCCAGGACCTTCTACAACC CCAGAAGACAGCAGCAGAACAA GCTGGTCCATCATCGGGTCTACCAACATCTTTCAAACAGCTCAGGGAGCTACTCCAGAAGAGCCTTCAGATCCTGCAGGACGAAGGCTTGGTGTTCCGCAAGGTCAAATCTCAGGATGAAGTCTACCAt GTAACGGAACGGGACAAGGATCTTCTCATGGCAATCAGAGACATTCTTCGGGAAGATTGCAGACGAGAGAAAT ATGCGGAAAAGGGTTGCCACATCCTGCACGTCCTGTCCAGTGTGAGACAGAGGTACAGTCGCAACGTGAGCAAGGCAGCCTTGGAGCTGGTCCTCAAAGCTCTGGAGTGTAATAGTGACATCATCAGCACCAGCGACAGTCATTACACTATCCTCTGA